A stretch of Linepithema humile isolate Giens D197 chromosome 3, Lhum_UNIL_v1.0, whole genome shotgun sequence DNA encodes these proteins:
- the LOC105673466 gene encoding A disintegrin and metalloproteinase with thrombospondin motifs adt-2-like isoform X1, with the protein MLLVLEFILIIILNKTNAYITQDSEIILLPAWNPTDAEEIPLTLKVFGKLIQLNLRKNDKFVSSMFEKWKYNAKSITKISQLKALDSCFYIHEDHVSSAAINFCHENGLKGFIFVENDTVEIRPLRSEFSPLCLIDDSSVKKEINLSFGKPHLIKTSVQYLDDSNLYFLNNLTRKRRNVQNTEKKLTIELAVFFDEAAYRTFMPLLDNDKEKIRCMILAYVNRIQAAFHHPSLGVTIDISLVHLDIMENQPSQLPVVDLDYLDLLHSFCNYAYIRNYPDEHSHHWDFSIYLTGIDLYKYENVKTLPTFRHAIIKRVKNYDVKGVAFEDACEGIGSCAVAEFRATSEIISMGLRSSFLATHEIGHLLGLDHDTDSKQKSGYKYVMYKYYKNENHMAWSEKSRNEIKGLWERKECLQNYKKPKSLSDAYLFDSFIRYDLPGREATAKAQCEVYLRDKNANVVTLHDICETLQCEVPHTNAYYFTGPALPGTYCALGMECRDEECVPVIEPPYNFRDCEDDNWSEWKEDSCKNSYCLEKSKGVREKRRFCKHQNDTTANCIGPYYDVVLCDASSLCSGKRKTVAEFAVTKCAKFTDIMSELELKRGWQLSHAVNKPWIACTIYCARKNFFTYFTPRKELLNFGIDPYFPDGTWCYKEGDQDYYCRFHHCLPENYSLVENWGKHYLRV; encoded by the exons ATGCTACTGGTATTGgagtttatattaataattatattaaataaaacaaacgcATACATCACGCAAGATAgtgaaataatattgctgcCGGCATGGAACCCGACAGACGCGGAGGAG ATACCATTAACTTTGAAAGTTTTCGGAAAATTGATTCAGCTAAATCTACGTAAAAACGACAAATTTGTATCGTCCATGTttgaaaaatggaaatataatgcaaaaagtATCACAAAAATTTCGCAGTTAAAAGCATTGGATTCTTGCTTCTATATTCACGAAGATCATGTCAGTTCTGCTGCCATCAACTTTTGTCACGAAAATGGATTG AAAGGATTCATTTTTGTGGAAAACGATACTGTGGAGATTCGGCCTTTACGGAGCGAGTTTTCGCCTTTGTGCTTAATTGACGACTCTTCCgtcaaaaaagaaattaatctttcattTGGCAAACCTCATCTTATTAAAACATCAGTACAATATTTAGATGAttcaaatttgtattttttgaacaatttaacACGAAAACGACGTAACGTTCAAAatacggaaaaaaaattaactatagaACTTGCCGTTTTTTTCGACGAAGCAGCATATCGCACGTTCATGCCTCTTCTGGACAACGATAAAGAAAAGATACGCTGTATGATATTAGCGTATGTGAATCGTATCCAGGCTGCATTCCATCATCCCAGTTTGGGTGTCACTATAGATATTTCACTGGTACATTTAGACATTATGGAAAACCAGCCGTCACAATTGCCAGTTGTCGATTTAGATTATTTGGATCTGCTTCATTCATTTTGCAATTACGCATATATTCGAAATTACCCGGACGAACATTCGCATCACTGGGACTTTAGCATTTATCTAACCGGAATAGATCTTTATAAgtatgaaaatgtaaaaactttgCCGACATTTAGACATGCCATTATAAAACGTGTGAAAAATTATGATGTAAAAGGAGTAGCCTTCGAAGATGCATGCGAAGGAATTGGATCATGCGCGGTAGCGGAATTCCGTGCTACATCTGAAATCATATCAATGGGTTTAAGATCATCTTTTCTTGCTACTCATGAGATCGGTCATCT ttTAGGATTGGACCACGATACGGATTCAAAACAAAAAAGCGGATACAAATACGTCATGTATAAATACTATAAGAATGAAAACCATATGGCATGGTCTGAAAAAAGTCGTAACGAAATAAAAGGACTTTGGGAAAGAAAAGAATGTCTTCAAAACTATAAGAAACCCAAAAGCCTCAGTGACGCATATTTATTCGATAGTTTTATTCGTTACGATTTACCCGGAAGAGAAGCGACTGCCAAAGCACAATGTGAAGTATATTTACGCGACAAGAATGCGAACGTAGTCACGTTACATGATATATGTGAAACTTTACAATGCGAAGTCCCTCACACGAATGCGTATTATTTCACGGGACCCGCGCTGCCTG GAACTTATTGCGCACTCGGCATGGAATGTCGCGACGAAGAATGCGTCCCCGTTATCGAGCCGCCATACAATTTCAGGGATTGTGAAGATGACAACTGGAGTGAATGGAAGGAAGACTCCTGTAAAAACTCCTATTGCTTGGAAAAATCCAAAGGCGTACGAGAAAAACGACGTTTTTGCAAACATCAGAATGACACAACAGCAAATTGCATTGGACCATATTACGACGTGGTTTTGTGCGATGCTTCTTCACTATGTAGTGGAAAACGCAAGACGGTTGCCGAATTTGCTGTTACAAAATGCGCCAAATTTACAGATATCATGTCTGAACTGGAACTGAAACGGGGTTGGCAGCTATCTCATGCAGTAAATAAACCGTGGATAGCCTGTACTATATATTGTGCACGAAAGaacttttttacatattttacgcCTCGCAAAGAATTGCTCAACTTTGGTATCGATCCATATTTTCCCGATGGAACGTGGTGTTACAAAGAAGGTGACCAGGATTATTATTGCCGCTTTCATCATTGTCTGCCTGAAAACTACTCATTGGTAGAAAATTGGGGGAAACATTATCTACGTGTGTAA
- the LOC136998917 gene encoding A disintegrin and metalloproteinase with thrombospondin motifs adt-2-like encodes MSQLKALDSCFYFHEDYVSSAAINFCHENGLEGLIFVENNTFEIRPLRSEFAPLSLIDDFCIKEEINLSFGKPHLIKTSVQYFDDSNLYFLNNLTRKRRDVRNTEQKLTIELAVFFDEAAYRTFMPLLDNDKEKIRCMILAYVNRIQAAFHHPSLGVTIDISLVHLDIMENQPSQLPVVDLDYLDLLRSFCKYAQTLNSSDKDLHHWDFGIYLTGIDLFKYENIKTLLTFIKRVKNYDTKGAAAEGTCIKIGSCAIAEFRATSEIISLGLRSSLIATHEIGHLLGLTHDIDLKPGSKYKYVMSEYHRNEILIAWSERSRNEIKKLWERKECFRSYKKPKNLSDAYLFDSSIRYSIPGREATAKAQCEVYLRDKNANVVTLHDICETLQCEVPHTNTYYFTGPALAGTYCAFGMECRGEKCVPVIEPPYNFKECENDNWSEWKEDSCKNSYCLEKSKGVRDKRRFCKHQNRRTANCIGPYYDVVLCDASSLCSGKRKTVAEFAATKCDEFSRIMSELELKRGWQLSHAVNKPWIACTIYCARKNFSTYFTLRKELLNFGIDPYFPDGTWCYKEGDQDYYCRFHHCLPENYSLEKNWGKHYLRV; translated from the exons ATGTCGCAATTAAAAGCATTGGATTCTTGCTTCTATTTTCACGAGGATTACGTCAGCTCTGCAGCCATCAACTTTTGTCACGAAAATGGATTG GAAGGACTCATTTTTGTAGAAAACAATACATTTGAGATTCGGCCTTTGCGGAGCGAATTTGCTCCATTGTCCTTGATTGACGACTTTTGcattaaagaagaaattaatctttcattTGGCAAACCTCATCTTATTAAAACATCGGTACAATATTTTGATGATTCAAATCTgtattttttgaacaatttaacACGAAAACGACGTGACGTTCGAAATACAGAACAAAAATTAACCATAGAACTTGCCGTTTTTTTCGACGAAGCAGCATATCGCACATTCATGCCTCTTCTGGACAACGATAAGGAAAAGATACGCTGTATGATATTAGCGTATGTGAATCGTATCCAGGCTGCGTTCCATCATCCCAGTTTGGGTGTCACTATTGATATTTCACTAGTACATTTAGACATTATGGAAAACCAGCCGTCACAATTGCCAGTTGTCGATTTAGATTACTTGGATCTGCTTCGTTCATTTTGCAAGTACGCACAAACTCTAAATTCCTCGGACAAAGATTTGCATCACTGGGACTTTGGCATTTACCTAACCGGAATAGATCTTTTTAAGTATGAAAACATAAAAACTttgttaacatttataaaacgtGTGAAGAATTATGACACAAAAGGAGCAGCCGCCGAAGGTACATGCATAAAAATTGGATCATGCGCAATAGCGGAATTTCGTGCTACATCTGAAATCATATCATTGGGTTTAAGATCATCTCTCATTGCTACTCATGAGATCGGTCATCT TTTAGGATTGACACATGATATAGATTTAAAACCAGGAAGCAAATACAAATACGTCATGTCAGAGTATCATAGGAACGAAATCCTTATAGCATGGTCTGAGAGAAGTcgtaacgaaataaaaaaactctgGGAAAGAAAAGAATGTTTTCGAAGCTATAAGAAACCCAAAAATCTCAGTGACGCATATTTATTCGATAGTTCTATTCGTTACAGTATACCCGGAAGAGAAGCGACTGCCAAAGCACAATGTGAAGTATATTTACGCGACAAGAATGCGAACGTAGTCACGTTACATGATATATGTGAAACTTTACAATGCGAAGTCCCTCACACGAATACGTATTATTTCACGGGACCCGCGCTGGCtg GAACTTATTGCGCATTCGGCATGGAATGTCGCGGCGAAAAATGCGTCCCCGTTATCGAGCCGCCATACAATTTCAAGGAATGTGAAAATGACAACTGGAGTGAATGGAAGGAAGACTCCTGTAAAAACTCCTATTGCTTGGAAAAATCCAAAGGCGTACGAGACAAACGACGTTTTTGCAAACACCAGAATCGCAGAACAGCAAATTGCATTGGACCATATTACGACGTGGTTTTGTGCGATGCTTCTTCACTATGTAGTGGAAAACGCAAGACGGTTGCCGAATTTGCTGCCACCAAATGCGACGAATTCAGCCGTATCATGTCTGAACTGGAACTGAAACGGGGTTGGCAGCTATCTCATGCAGTGAATAAACCGTGGATAGCCTGTACTATATATTGTGCACGAAAGAacttttctacatattttacgCTTCGCAAGGAATTGCTCAACTTTGGTATCGATCCATATTTTCCCGATGGAACGTGGTGTTACAAAGAAGGTGACCAGGATTATTATTGCCGCTTTCATCATTGTCTGCCTGAAAACTACtcattggaaaaaaattgggGGAAACATTATCTACGTGTGTAA
- the Rh50 gene encoding ammonium transporter Rh type A, whose translation MFSSTSNKQQMLILMLIEIILIALMGTIMTYGPEANANLLRNQTGTFDKLGQVVKTNDNLMQIYPLYQDIHVMIWIGFGFLMTFLKRYGQSAAGLTFLVAAILIQVALICDSMLQIKLGNKAYLSLESLLSADVAVAAPLISMGAVLGKVTYMQLIFMGIIELIMFTVNQYIGEQLFMAVDAGDSMFVHVFGAYFGLAISFVIGVKEKPKEHELEGSSYQSDIFAMIGTVFLWLFWPSFNSAGLTGDDQQRAIINTLLSISASCVITFAVSALVSKNNRFDMVHIQNSTLAGGVAIGTAAGMMCQPVGALVVGVLSGVISVLGYKYLTPIIQRYLHIHDTCGVHNLHGMPGVLAGLFGALMANLATETTYNYSLYEIFPARAPSSEVKLSEIRNNYPGISPGLNRTAYQQAGYQLLALVVTLGISIVSGLITGFLICTRMCGWIVEEQKFNDEVIWNLEEEFQRESSGKSLKDNVRTNDQITMSHI comes from the exons ATGTTTTCATCAACTTCCAACAAGCAACAAATGTTGATACTAATGCTGATAGAAATCATCTTAATTGCATTAATGGGGACAATAATGACGTATGGCCCAGAAGCAAATGCTAATTTGTTGAGAAATCAGACTG GTACCTTTGATAAACTCGGACAAGTCGTAAAAACGAACGacaatttaatgcaaatttatccAC TGTATCAAGATATCCATGTAATGATCTGGATTGGCTTCGGCTTTTTGATGACGTTTCTTAAACGATATGGCCAAAGTGCTGCGGGCTTAACATTTCTTGTGGCAGCTATTCTCATCCAGGTAGCTCTAATTTGTGACAgtatgttgcaaataaaattaggcAACAAGGCTTATCTTTCATTAGAAAG CCTTCTTAGTGCCGATGTCGCAGTCGCCGCGCCGCTTATCTCCATGGGAGCAGTTCTGGGTAAAGTGACGTACATGCAATTGATATTCATGGGAATAATAGAGTTGATTATGTTTACTGTCAATCAATACATAGGCGAACAACTGTTTATG gCTGTCGATGCTGGTGACAGTATGTTTGTTCACGTTTTTGGCGCATATTTTGGATTGGCAATTAGCTTCGTAATTGGGGTAAAGGAAAAGCCGAAGGAACATGAGCTTGAGGGATCGTCCTATCAGTCAGATATATTTGCCATGATCG GTACTGTGTTTTTATGGCTATTCTGGCCATCATTCAATAGCGCTGGATTAACGGGGGACGATCAACAGcgagcaataattaatactttgcTATCGATATCTGCGAGCTGTGTAATTACATTCGCCGTATCTGCGCTGGTCTCTAAAAACAATAGATTCGATATGGTGCATATTCAGAACTCAACTTTGGCTGGTGGCGTAGCCATCGGTACAGCCGCAG GTATGATGTGTCAACCCGTAGGGGCTTTGGTTGTTGGTGTTTTATCTGGCGTGATCAGCGTGCTGggatataaatatcttacg CCTATCATACAGAGATACCTTCATATCCATGATACTTGCGGAGTACATAATTTGCACGGAATGCCGGGAGTGTTAGCTGGACTTTTCGGCGCACTCATGGCAAACTTGGCTACGGAAACTACTTATAATTACTCTCTATACGAA ATATTTCCGGCACGGGCACCAAGCTCAGAAGTAAAACTTAGTGAAATACGAAACAATTATCCCGGAATATCACCAGGATTAAATAGGACAGCGTATCAACAAGCAGGATATCAATTATTAGCGCTGGTAGTAACCCTTGGAATCTCCATCGTTTCCGGCTTGATAACag gtTTCCTAATATGTACACGGATGTGTGGCTGGATCGTCGAGGAACAGAAATTCAACGACGAGGTAATTTGGAATTTGGAAGAAGAATTTCAGCGCGAATCATCCGGAAAGAGCTTAAAGGATAATGTTCGTACCAACGATCAAATAACTATGAgccatatttaa
- the LOC105673466 gene encoding A disintegrin and metalloproteinase with thrombospondin motifs adt-2-like isoform X2, with protein sequence MFEKWKYNAKSITKISQLKALDSCFYIHEDHVSSAAINFCHENGLKGFIFVENDTVEIRPLRSEFSPLCLIDDSSVKKEINLSFGKPHLIKTSVQYLDDSNLYFLNNLTRKRRNVQNTEKKLTIELAVFFDEAAYRTFMPLLDNDKEKIRCMILAYVNRIQAAFHHPSLGVTIDISLVHLDIMENQPSQLPVVDLDYLDLLHSFCNYAYIRNYPDEHSHHWDFSIYLTGIDLYKYENVKTLPTFRHAIIKRVKNYDVKGVAFEDACEGIGSCAVAEFRATSEIISMGLRSSFLATHEIGHLLGLDHDTDSKQKSGYKYVMYKYYKNENHMAWSEKSRNEIKGLWERKECLQNYKKPKSLSDAYLFDSFIRYDLPGREATAKAQCEVYLRDKNANVVTLHDICETLQCEVPHTNAYYFTGPALPGTYCALGMECRDEECVPVIEPPYNFRDCEDDNWSEWKEDSCKNSYCLEKSKGVREKRRFCKHQNDTTANCIGPYYDVVLCDASSLCSGKRKTVAEFAVTKCAKFTDIMSELELKRGWQLSHAVNKPWIACTIYCARKNFFTYFTPRKELLNFGIDPYFPDGTWCYKEGDQDYYCRFHHCLPENYSLVENWGKHYLRV encoded by the exons ATGTttgaaaaatggaaatataatgcaaaaagtATCACAAAAATTTCGCAGTTAAAAGCATTGGATTCTTGCTTCTATATTCACGAAGATCATGTCAGTTCTGCTGCCATCAACTTTTGTCACGAAAATGGATTG AAAGGATTCATTTTTGTGGAAAACGATACTGTGGAGATTCGGCCTTTACGGAGCGAGTTTTCGCCTTTGTGCTTAATTGACGACTCTTCCgtcaaaaaagaaattaatctttcattTGGCAAACCTCATCTTATTAAAACATCAGTACAATATTTAGATGAttcaaatttgtattttttgaacaatttaacACGAAAACGACGTAACGTTCAAAatacggaaaaaaaattaactatagaACTTGCCGTTTTTTTCGACGAAGCAGCATATCGCACGTTCATGCCTCTTCTGGACAACGATAAAGAAAAGATACGCTGTATGATATTAGCGTATGTGAATCGTATCCAGGCTGCATTCCATCATCCCAGTTTGGGTGTCACTATAGATATTTCACTGGTACATTTAGACATTATGGAAAACCAGCCGTCACAATTGCCAGTTGTCGATTTAGATTATTTGGATCTGCTTCATTCATTTTGCAATTACGCATATATTCGAAATTACCCGGACGAACATTCGCATCACTGGGACTTTAGCATTTATCTAACCGGAATAGATCTTTATAAgtatgaaaatgtaaaaactttgCCGACATTTAGACATGCCATTATAAAACGTGTGAAAAATTATGATGTAAAAGGAGTAGCCTTCGAAGATGCATGCGAAGGAATTGGATCATGCGCGGTAGCGGAATTCCGTGCTACATCTGAAATCATATCAATGGGTTTAAGATCATCTTTTCTTGCTACTCATGAGATCGGTCATCT ttTAGGATTGGACCACGATACGGATTCAAAACAAAAAAGCGGATACAAATACGTCATGTATAAATACTATAAGAATGAAAACCATATGGCATGGTCTGAAAAAAGTCGTAACGAAATAAAAGGACTTTGGGAAAGAAAAGAATGTCTTCAAAACTATAAGAAACCCAAAAGCCTCAGTGACGCATATTTATTCGATAGTTTTATTCGTTACGATTTACCCGGAAGAGAAGCGACTGCCAAAGCACAATGTGAAGTATATTTACGCGACAAGAATGCGAACGTAGTCACGTTACATGATATATGTGAAACTTTACAATGCGAAGTCCCTCACACGAATGCGTATTATTTCACGGGACCCGCGCTGCCTG GAACTTATTGCGCACTCGGCATGGAATGTCGCGACGAAGAATGCGTCCCCGTTATCGAGCCGCCATACAATTTCAGGGATTGTGAAGATGACAACTGGAGTGAATGGAAGGAAGACTCCTGTAAAAACTCCTATTGCTTGGAAAAATCCAAAGGCGTACGAGAAAAACGACGTTTTTGCAAACATCAGAATGACACAACAGCAAATTGCATTGGACCATATTACGACGTGGTTTTGTGCGATGCTTCTTCACTATGTAGTGGAAAACGCAAGACGGTTGCCGAATTTGCTGTTACAAAATGCGCCAAATTTACAGATATCATGTCTGAACTGGAACTGAAACGGGGTTGGCAGCTATCTCATGCAGTAAATAAACCGTGGATAGCCTGTACTATATATTGTGCACGAAAGaacttttttacatattttacgcCTCGCAAAGAATTGCTCAACTTTGGTATCGATCCATATTTTCCCGATGGAACGTGGTGTTACAAAGAAGGTGACCAGGATTATTATTGCCGCTTTCATCATTGTCTGCCTGAAAACTACTCATTGGTAGAAAATTGGGGGAAACATTATCTACGTGTGTAA